DNA sequence from the Desulfobulbaceae bacterium genome:
CGAATTATGGCAGTGCCCGAAAGCACTCTTTGTGTTACATGTGCCGAAATGGCCGAATAAATTAATTCCCACCAGCCGATTTTCTTTTTTTTCAGGTCTGGTGCGACACAAATTTACCCTATAAACTAAAACCAAAAAATTAATAGAAAAGGAAAATGATCATGAGTGACGCTTCACAAGTAACTGCTACAATTTCAACAAGTAAAGGTGATATCAACCTCCGCCTTTTTGCCGACCAGACCCCCGTTACCGTGGCCAATTTTGTTAATCTGGCCCAACAGAAATTTTATGACAATTTAATTTTTCACAGAGTACTCAGTGACTTTATGATTCAGGGCGGTTGCCCCAATGGCACCGGCACAGGCGGCCCTGGCTACAGATTTGAAGATGAATGTCGAGCAGACTTAAAGCACAATAAGCCCGGCATTCTTTCAATGGCGAATGCCGGCCCGGGAACAAATGGCAGCCAGTTCTTCATAACCCACCTGCCAACACCATGGCTCGACGGTAAGCATACCGTTTTTGGGGAGGTGCTAGGCGAGGCGGACCAAGACGTAGTTAACAGTATTGCTCAAGGTGACGCCATCAACTCCATTAACATCAGCGGTGACACCACAGCACTTATGGAAAGCCATAAGGAGCGGATAGAAACCTGGAATGCCCAAATGGGATAAGCTTTTCCTTAATCTCAAGGTCTTGACACCAAAAAACGTTTCATAACACCGACACTGCCCTGTAACGACTCCACCCCATAAGTACAAAATATTGTACTTATGGGGTGGAGTGCCAATTTTTCGATCAGAAAACACCGTAGACTTTTTTCACATATTCAACGTCTTCTCACTCCCTCCCCCGTTGCAGTTCCCAAAAAAGACACTACC
Encoded proteins:
- a CDS encoding peptidylprolyl isomerase — its product is MSDASQVTATISTSKGDINLRLFADQTPVTVANFVNLAQQKFYDNLIFHRVLSDFMIQGGCPNGTGTGGPGYRFEDECRADLKHNKPGILSMANAGPGTNGSQFFITHLPTPWLDGKHTVFGEVLGEADQDVVNSIAQGDAINSINISGDTTALMESHKERIETWNAQMG